One Natrinema halophilum genomic window carries:
- a CDS encoding putative sulfate/molybdate transporter: MAHSFRSQSDADLEFSANELTGALGDSVTVLPLVVALAATTTVSLPHVLVGFGVFQIVWGLYYGLPLSVEPMKALIGLAIVGGLSYAELAAAGLLAGSVLLLVGYLGLVGKLQRIVGEPVIRGVQFAVALLLLEAAVDLSVGNPPIAVAGLVVVGVLALAGYGAASVLVVLGLGGIATAATAGIPTPAIPELALFPAGPPSISTAAIEGTVAQLGMTIGNAAIATALLCGDLYDREISADALSRSMGLTCLAAIPVGGIPMCHGSGGLAGKYAFGAQTGGANVLLGVGYLALALVASGVVLAAFPMAILGVLLAVVALELSRAAFEPVSNPWSLALVVSVGLVGVAVNVGIAFGVGAVAYVALQHRPSASETG, translated from the coding sequence ATGGCGCACTCGTTCCGGTCGCAGTCGGACGCGGATCTCGAGTTCTCCGCCAACGAACTGACGGGTGCGCTAGGCGATTCGGTTACGGTCCTCCCGCTAGTCGTCGCGCTGGCTGCGACGACGACCGTCTCGCTTCCACACGTACTCGTGGGATTCGGCGTCTTTCAGATCGTCTGGGGTCTCTACTACGGGCTGCCGCTTTCCGTCGAACCGATGAAAGCCCTGATCGGCCTGGCGATCGTCGGCGGACTCTCCTACGCCGAACTCGCCGCGGCCGGACTACTCGCGGGTAGCGTTTTGCTTCTGGTCGGCTACCTCGGTCTCGTCGGCAAACTTCAGCGCATCGTCGGCGAACCGGTTATCCGCGGCGTCCAGTTTGCAGTCGCGTTACTCTTACTCGAGGCGGCCGTCGACCTCTCGGTCGGAAATCCGCCGATCGCTGTTGCCGGGCTGGTTGTCGTCGGTGTGCTGGCTCTCGCCGGGTACGGTGCAGCCAGCGTCCTCGTCGTGCTCGGACTCGGTGGAATCGCGACCGCCGCGACGGCCGGAATCCCGACGCCAGCGATTCCGGAACTCGCATTGTTTCCTGCGGGACCCCCGTCCATCAGTACGGCCGCGATCGAGGGGACCGTGGCCCAGCTCGGGATGACGATCGGGAACGCGGCCATCGCGACGGCCCTGCTCTGTGGCGATCTCTACGATCGGGAGATTTCGGCGGACGCGCTCTCGAGGAGTATGGGCCTGACCTGCCTCGCCGCGATTCCGGTCGGTGGCATCCCGATGTGTCACGGCAGCGGCGGCCTCGCCGGAAAGTACGCCTTCGGCGCGCAAACCGGCGGCGCGAACGTTCTGCTCGGGGTGGGATACCTCGCGCTCGCGTTGGTTGCTTCGGGTGTCGTCCTCGCGGCCTTCCCGATGGCGATCCTCGGCGTCCTGCTCGCCGTCGTTGCACTCGAACTCTCTCGAGCGGCGTTCGAGCCCGTCTCGAACCCCTGGTCGCTCGCGCTGGTCGTCAGTGTCGGTCTCGTCGGAGTGGCCGTAAACGTCGGCATCGCGTTCGGCGTCGGGGCCGTCGCGTACGTGGCACTTCAGCACCGTCCGTCGGCGAGCGAGACGGGATAA